Proteins from a genomic interval of Beijerinckia indica subsp. indica ATCC 9039:
- a CDS encoding homospermidine synthase produces MSQWPVHAKITGPIVMIGFGSIGQGMLPLIERHFDYDHARFTVIDPRKKHKELLDERGVRFIQKAVTRENFVDLLKPLLTEGGGQAFVVNLSVDVSSSAIMRLCHEVGALYVDTVDEPWLGFYNDPRLTLSQRSNYALREDVLEQKRALGKGPTAVSCCGANPGMVSWFVKQALLNVAADVGLDATPPTSREGWAKLAQTVGVKGIHIAERDTQRAKTPKPMNVFVNTWSVEGFISEGLQPAELGWGTHERHLPPEGKRHDFGPDCAIYLMRPGAGTRVRSWTPTAKAQHGFLVTHNESISIADYFTVREGDKVVYRPTCHYAYRPADDAVLSLDEMAGAQWQPQPEFHILDENEIVDGIDELGVLLYGHAKNAYWYGSQLSIEETRRIAPYQNATGLQVTSAVLAGMVWALENPQAGIVEADEVDFQRCLEIQRPYLGPVIGEYTDWTPLVDRAQLFAEDLDEEDPWQFKNVIVR; encoded by the coding sequence ATGTCGCAATGGCCCGTGCATGCCAAAATTACTGGTCCCATCGTCATGATCGGCTTCGGCTCGATCGGACAAGGCATGCTGCCGCTGATCGAACGTCATTTCGACTATGATCACGCGCGTTTCACCGTCATTGACCCCCGTAAGAAACACAAGGAATTGCTGGACGAGCGCGGCGTGCGCTTTATTCAGAAAGCCGTCACACGCGAGAATTTCGTTGATCTTTTGAAGCCCCTCCTGACAGAGGGCGGAGGTCAGGCTTTTGTCGTCAATCTTTCCGTCGATGTGTCTTCATCGGCCATCATGCGCCTCTGTCACGAAGTCGGTGCGCTCTATGTCGATACTGTCGACGAGCCTTGGCTCGGCTTCTATAACGACCCGCGCCTGACCTTGTCACAGCGCTCCAATTATGCCTTGCGTGAAGACGTGCTCGAACAGAAGCGGGCGCTCGGCAAAGGACCAACCGCTGTTTCCTGCTGCGGCGCCAATCCCGGCATGGTCTCCTGGTTCGTCAAACAGGCTTTATTGAATGTCGCCGCTGACGTCGGCCTCGACGCCACGCCGCCGACAAGCCGCGAAGGCTGGGCGAAACTTGCGCAGACGGTCGGCGTCAAGGGTATCCATATCGCGGAACGTGACACACAACGTGCCAAGACGCCAAAGCCGATGAATGTCTTCGTGAATACATGGTCGGTCGAAGGCTTCATCTCGGAAGGGCTGCAACCCGCCGAACTCGGCTGGGGCACGCATGAACGCCATCTGCCGCCCGAAGGCAAACGTCATGATTTCGGCCCCGATTGCGCGATCTATCTGATGCGGCCCGGCGCTGGCACACGCGTGCGATCTTGGACCCCAACCGCCAAGGCGCAGCACGGCTTTCTCGTGACTCATAATGAATCGATTTCGATCGCCGATTATTTCACGGTGCGCGAAGGCGACAAAGTGGTCTACCGGCCGACCTGTCATTATGCCTATCGGCCGGCCGATGACGCGGTCCTGTCACTCGATGAAATGGCCGGCGCGCAATGGCAGCCACAGCCGGAATTTCACATTCTCGATGAAAACGAGATCGTCGATGGAATCGACGAACTCGGCGTGCTGCTCTACGGCCATGCGAAAAACGCATATTGGTATGGCTCCCAGCTCTCGATCGAGGAAACACGGCGTATCGCTCCCTACCAGAACGCGACCGGCTTGCAGGTCACGTCCGCCGTGCTCGCAGGCATGGTCTGGGCGCTCGAAAATCCGCAAGCGGGCATTGTCGAGGCCGACGAAGTGGATTTCCAGCGCTGCCTTGAGATCCAGCGTCCCTATCTCGGCCCGGTGATCGGCGAATATACGGATTGGACACCACTGGTCGATCGCGCGCAATTGTTTGCCGAGGACCTCGATGAGGAAGATCCCTGGCAGTTCAAGAATGTCATCGTGCGCTGA